The window GGATACTTTAGCAGAGGAAATATTTGACAATTGGTATCCAAATGCTGAAGTTAAGGCTAATCAAACGTTGTTAGTCTTAGATACTTTAACAAACAATGTAGCTATTCGCTCAGGAGATACCGCCCAGGGATTGATTGGCGCAGAAGTCGCTCAAAGTATTATTGATGATACCGTTGGCTACAATATTCGCAAGGGCAATAAATATAATCAGGCTTTTCTTGATGCAGGCGATCGCCTTGTCGCCATACTTTCGGGACAAGAAGATCCAGGGCCACCAATCATTGAAGATGAGATTCAAACTGAAGGTACTTTTACTAAAGCTGAAGATACCGACCAAGGAAGCGCCACAGTTTGGGTAATTGGTTTCTTGATTGTAGCTACTGTCGTGCCAATGGTCACCTACTACTGGTATGTAGGACTTGGTAATTAATCCTGAATATATTCAGTACCATTAACTAAAGCATACTCAGCCCTAGTAAATTCCCGACCTAAGTAGGCAGCATGGTCTAACATGGTAATCGGACAGGGTTGAGGCTTCTCGATTACCTCGACACACAATTCTTTAGCAGTTCTAGCGGTATAGAGTTTCTCTACAGTCCGCTCGACTTTTTTACCACCACAGGCAATTACTTCTCCTGTTTCTGGATCGGCTGCTAATCCCTGCTCGTTAATGATATTTGTATAATGTTTAGCACAAATTAGTCCTGCATCTCGGTCTAGATAGATAATATAGTAGCCGCCAGGGTCAAGAGCTATAGGGCGTTTAGAAAGCCGATCATCTATAGCTTGCAGGTGTTCAGGGTTTACAGTAGTGTGCATTAAAAATAGAACGCTTGTTGAATAGAGCAACTATTATAACAAAGCGTCCTAGAAG is drawn from Pleurocapsa minor HA4230-MV1 and contains these coding sequences:
- a CDS encoding TPM domain-containing protein produces the protein MNFLSIKALKTQTNRLKSALFTLLLVVTIFCVATPAIATGLFDLPNFDAELWVVDTADAISSVNQNKLSKTFKDLASETGQEVRMVAIRRLDYGETVDTLAEEIFDNWYPNAEVKANQTLLVLDTLTNNVAIRSGDTAQGLIGAEVAQSIIDDTVGYNIRKGNKYNQAFLDAGDRLVAILSGQEDPGPPIIEDEIQTEGTFTKAEDTDQGSATVWVIGFLIVATVVPMVTYYWYVGLGN
- a CDS encoding DUF4346 domain-containing protein, which translates into the protein MHTTVNPEHLQAIDDRLSKRPIALDPGGYYIIYLDRDAGLICAKHYTNIINEQGLAADPETGEVIACGGKKVERTVEKLYTARTAKELCVEVIEKPQPCPITMLDHAAYLGREFTRAEYALVNGTEYIQD